In Kordia antarctica, the following proteins share a genomic window:
- a CDS encoding GlmU family protein produces the protein MNYILFDGTVRNALLPFTYTRPVADIRVGILTIREKWETYLGGTTTTITEDYLSEKYPMVELEENVMINASFLPNAELTAMIQDLSAKQAIFCGDEIIAFHATDEQDEVDFETYEVISYEATCLRIENTWDIFSKNAEAIQADFNLITRDRTSQPIPATVNVIAPENIFIEEGATLNFCTLNASSGPIYIGKNAEIMEGSVVRGALAMCENSVLKLATKIYGATTLGPFCKVGGEVNNSVLMGYSNKGHDGFLGNSVLGEWCNIGADSNNSNLKNNYAPVRLWSYETENFAKTGLQFCGLMMGDHSKCGINTMFNTGTVVGVNANIFGSGFPRNFVPSYSWGGASGFTTYLTKKAFEVCKVVMSRRKIEFTEQDEAILTHVFEETKKWRKD, from the coding sequence ATGAACTATATTCTCTTTGATGGAACCGTAAGAAACGCACTCTTACCATTTACCTACACGCGACCAGTTGCCGATATTAGAGTCGGAATATTAACGATTAGAGAAAAGTGGGAAACGTATCTTGGCGGAACAACCACAACGATTACAGAAGATTATTTGTCTGAAAAATATCCAATGGTAGAATTGGAAGAAAATGTAATGATTAATGCTTCTTTTTTGCCAAATGCAGAATTGACAGCTATGATTCAAGATTTATCAGCGAAACAAGCTATTTTTTGTGGCGATGAAATTATTGCATTTCACGCAACAGACGAACAAGATGAGGTTGATTTTGAGACGTATGAAGTTATTTCATATGAAGCAACATGTTTGCGAATTGAAAATACGTGGGATATTTTTTCAAAGAATGCAGAAGCCATTCAAGCTGATTTTAATTTAATTACTAGAGATAGAACTTCACAACCAATTCCGGCAACGGTAAACGTAATTGCTCCTGAAAACATATTCATAGAAGAAGGCGCAACTTTGAATTTCTGTACGTTAAACGCAAGTTCTGGACCAATTTACATTGGAAAAAATGCTGAAATTATGGAAGGAAGTGTTGTTCGTGGTGCGTTGGCAATGTGTGAAAACTCAGTTTTAAAACTCGCAACTAAAATTTACGGCGCAACAACGTTAGGACCTTTTTGTAAAGTTGGAGGAGAAGTGAACAATTCCGTATTAATGGGTTATTCTAACAAAGGACATGATGGATTTTTAGGAAACTCAGTCTTGGGCGAATGGTGTAATATTGGTGCAGATAGTAACAATTCAAACCTTAAAAATAATTACGCGCCTGTGCGTTTGTGGAGTTATGAAACAGAAAATTTTGCCAAAACAGGATTACAATTTTGCGGACTTATGATGGGCGACCACAGCAAATGCGGAATCAACACCATGTTTAACACAGGAACTGTAGTTGGTGTCAACGCAAACATATTTGGCTCAGGATTTCCAAGAAACTTTGTGCCAAGTTATAGTTGGGGCGGCGCAAGCGGATTTACAACATATTTGACAAAAAAAGCTTTTGAAGTTTGCAAAGTTGTGATGTCGCGACGAAAAATAGAATTCACCGAACAAGACGAAGCTATTTTGACACATGTTTTTGAAGAAACAAAAAAGTGGCGTAAAGATTAA
- the yidC gene encoding membrane protein insertase YidC yields the protein MEENKFDYKQFIGFALIALIGVIWYNSTLPSEEELAAAKAEKAKTEQVITQTTDATKAAVIEETTLDLNDSTQLAKYKSTSGAFGFNAGKVSMDDVTTIENEVLALKVSNKGGQIVEVHVKGQMVKGQFEKLVTYDSLPVYLVKDGNSSFGLNFTTAENRVINTKDRAFEPTYTENDSTKVLSMKLKVAADKYLEYRYEIKDDYMIDFTVRSQGLNGVVNVSQPINMEWKLKSFRHAKSVTYENRYTDLHYEFDEGNDSYLGQATDEETINDVTWLGYKQHFFSSILLTDTTFKKATLSTDNIVDSEMPEKDVKFLKQFGASIPLELNGGELNYNMNMYHGPTDYDTLSAYDRNLDEIVPLGWGIFGWINRFFLIPLFGFLGTFLPAGIAIVVMTILVRLLLSPVTYKSYLSQAKMKVIRPEITEINEKYKDDAMKKQQETMKLYGKAGVSPMAGCIPALMQIPVFYALFMFFPSAFELRQKSFLWAEDLSSYDTIYQFPDGFSIPLYGDHISLFPILASVAIFFYMRMTTGQQMSSMQQPTQEGMPDMSKMMKYMMYFSPLMMLFFFNNYASGLSLYYFVSNLITIGIMLVIKNYIIDNDKIHAKIEENKKKPKKQNRFQKKMQTMMEQAEAQKKKNGK from the coding sequence ATGGAAGAAAACAAGTTTGACTACAAACAATTTATAGGATTTGCTCTAATAGCCTTAATTGGAGTTATTTGGTACAATAGTACATTACCTTCGGAAGAAGAACTTGCTGCAGCAAAAGCTGAAAAAGCAAAAACGGAACAAGTAATTACGCAAACTACAGATGCTACCAAAGCCGCAGTTATAGAAGAAACTACATTAGATCTTAACGATTCTACGCAATTAGCCAAATATAAAAGTACTTCTGGTGCGTTTGGTTTCAATGCCGGAAAAGTGTCAATGGATGATGTAACAACGATTGAAAATGAAGTGTTAGCATTGAAAGTTAGTAACAAAGGTGGGCAAATCGTTGAAGTACATGTAAAAGGGCAAATGGTCAAAGGTCAATTTGAAAAATTAGTAACCTACGATTCACTTCCTGTTTATCTTGTGAAAGATGGAAATTCATCATTCGGATTAAACTTTACAACGGCGGAAAATCGTGTTATAAACACAAAAGATCGAGCATTTGAGCCAACATATACTGAAAATGATAGTACCAAAGTACTTTCGATGAAGCTGAAAGTGGCTGCAGACAAATATTTAGAATACCGTTACGAGATTAAGGATGATTACATGATTGACTTCACCGTACGTTCGCAAGGACTAAATGGAGTTGTCAATGTAAGTCAGCCAATAAACATGGAATGGAAACTGAAGAGTTTTAGACATGCAAAAAGTGTAACCTACGAAAATCGGTACACAGATTTACACTACGAATTTGACGAAGGAAATGATAGTTACTTAGGACAAGCAACAGATGAAGAAACCATCAATGATGTTACTTGGTTGGGCTACAAACAACACTTTTTCTCATCAATTTTACTAACAGATACGACTTTCAAAAAAGCAACACTTTCTACGGATAACATTGTAGATAGTGAAATGCCAGAGAAAGATGTAAAATTCTTAAAGCAATTTGGCGCGTCTATTCCGTTAGAATTAAATGGTGGCGAATTAAATTACAATATGAATATGTATCACGGTCCAACGGATTACGATACGTTATCAGCTTATGACAGAAACCTTGACGAAATTGTGCCATTAGGTTGGGGAATTTTTGGTTGGATTAACCGTTTCTTCCTAATTCCGTTATTTGGATTCTTAGGTACATTCTTACCAGCTGGAATCGCAATTGTTGTTATGACAATCTTAGTTCGTTTATTACTTTCGCCAGTTACGTACAAGTCGTATTTATCGCAGGCGAAGATGAAAGTAATTCGTCCAGAAATTACTGAAATCAACGAAAAGTACAAGGATGATGCAATGAAAAAGCAGCAAGAAACCATGAAATTATATGGAAAAGCTGGCGTCAGTCCAATGGCAGGTTGTATTCCTGCATTAATGCAAATTCCTGTATTCTACGCGTTATTTATGTTTTTCCCATCGGCGTTTGAATTAAGACAAAAAAGTTTCTTGTGGGCAGAAGATTTATCTTCTTATGATACCATTTATCAGTTCCCAGATGGATTCAGTATTCCATTATATGGAGATCACATCAGTTTATTCCCAATCTTAGCTTCGGTTGCTATTTTCTTTTACATGAGAATGACCACAGGACAACAGATGAGTTCTATGCAACAACCTACACAAGAAGGAATGCCTGACATGAGCAAAATGATGAAATATATGATGTATTTCTCTCCATTAATGATGTTATTCTTCTTCAATAACTACGCAAGTGGATTGAGTTTATACTACTTTGTATCGAATTTAATTACAATCGGAATCATGTTAGTCATCAAAAACTACATCATTGATAACGATAAAATTCATGCAAAAATAGAAGAGAACAAAAAGAAGCCTAAAAAGCAAAACAGGTTCCAAAAGAAAATGCAAACCATGATGGAACAAGCAGAAGCACAGAAAAAAAAGAACGGTAAATAG
- a CDS encoding TlpA family protein disulfide reductase, with the protein MKYISLLIIFICLIGCSKKKTSTIQQSLKKNENVVLIFGKRTFEKDTMYHKNGKSYSLKGDPILYYFDSYPYEMKELKSDNLVENDTVIINTTNQILLEHRYHYFYSSTYLVKAGDTIQFEYKNDAPYATILNKKELTKELNFEVSYNMKNDIYISDSQFWGKHRRHRTDKEYDDYYDILKANRVKQLTSLDSLHNIGNFDADYYDLFKTKLKYAISQLDFSDIKKDEIELKNDTLLANKIYKHFLPRYVFKEFEIPIIKKRNTPMYDYLIAFDSVQKSNLFSKKIQNYLLYYSLKEIANNYSLDDFKTYHKKFTETVKDTTLLNLINDTYLTDFISFKGKIDEVYLVNATKEKTTLKEVIDQYKGKVVYVDFWASWCAPCRVAIEPAKKLQRAYENKDFVYIYISIDQDFSKWQVASKEENLIYFRNSFVAVNYPSASFYRQLQLKTIPRYIMYDKEGNMIHKDAPSPKGTEIRALIDSYLAK; encoded by the coding sequence ATGAAATATATTTCTCTATTAATTATTTTTATTTGCCTTATCGGTTGTTCAAAAAAAAAGACTTCAACTATTCAACAATCATTAAAAAAAAATGAAAATGTTGTCCTTATTTTTGGAAAACGCACGTTTGAAAAAGACACAATGTATCATAAAAATGGAAAATCATATTCCTTAAAGGGAGACCCTATTCTCTATTATTTCGATAGTTATCCGTACGAAATGAAAGAATTAAAATCGGATAATTTAGTAGAAAATGATACGGTTATTATTAATACAACTAATCAGATTTTATTAGAACATCGGTATCATTATTTTTATTCTTCAACGTATCTTGTAAAAGCGGGCGATACCATTCAATTTGAGTATAAAAATGATGCACCCTATGCTACTATTTTAAATAAGAAAGAATTGACAAAAGAATTAAATTTTGAAGTCTCTTATAATATGAAAAATGATATTTACATAAGTGATTCTCAATTTTGGGGTAAACATAGGAGACATCGAACAGATAAAGAATATGATGATTATTATGATATTTTAAAAGCTAATAGAGTCAAACAATTAACTTCTTTAGATTCTTTACATAACATAGGAAATTTTGATGCAGATTATTATGATTTATTCAAAACGAAACTCAAATACGCAATAAGTCAATTAGATTTTTCAGATATTAAAAAAGATGAAATAGAACTTAAGAATGACACCTTATTAGCGAATAAAATTTACAAACACTTTTTGCCAAGATATGTTTTTAAAGAATTTGAAATACCAATTATCAAGAAGAGAAATACACCAATGTATGATTATTTAATTGCTTTTGATTCTGTTCAAAAAAGTAATTTGTTTTCTAAAAAAATACAGAATTACCTATTGTATTATTCACTTAAAGAAATTGCCAATAATTACTCGCTAGATGATTTTAAAACATATCATAAAAAGTTTACAGAAACAGTAAAAGATACCACGCTTTTAAATTTGATAAATGATACGTATTTAACTGATTTTATTTCCTTTAAAGGAAAAATAGATGAAGTCTATTTAGTAAATGCTACAAAAGAAAAAACAACCCTGAAAGAAGTGATTGATCAATATAAAGGTAAAGTTGTTTATGTAGATTTTTGGGCAAGTTGGTGCGCTCCGTGCAGAGTTGCTATTGAACCTGCTAAGAAATTACAACGAGCATATGAAAATAAGGATTTTGTATATATATACATTTCCATAGATCAAGATTTTTCTAAATGGCAAGTTGCATCAAAAGAAGAAAATTTAATCTATTTTAGAAATAGTTTTGTCGCCGTTAATTATCCGTCTGCTTCGTTTTACAGACAGTTACAACTCAAAACGATTCCTAGATATATTATGTATGATAAAGAAGGAAACATGATTCATAAAGATGCTCCGAGTCCAAAAGGAACAGAAATTAGAGCGTTGATTGATTCGTATTTAGCTAAGTAA
- a CDS encoding ISAs1 family transposase codes for MKPSDNLKDIFGQIQDHRSHINKLHNLVDILLIGIIAVISGAETWEQMAGFAKSKEPFLKKFLELPNGIPSKVTINRVFSAIDSEQFESCFIDWVNSIANLSKGQIIAIDGKTIRGAKSHGKKSPIHMVSAWACENNLVLGQVKTAEKSNEITAIPELLNILSIAGNTITIDAMGTQKEIAKKIIELDADYILAVKANQPQLLEHIEDEFRFSKQLETYTKHDLDHGRIETRTCSVITDFKFIEQDNQWKNLQSIIKIDSIREFKNSDKATEKATRYYISSLRNDASEFQSKIRSHWAVENKLHWTLDVAFSEDASRKRAGNAAQNYSILLKIALNLLKNETSKKLSMKSKRLEAGWNEDYLLRILNLKV; via the coding sequence ATGAAACCATCTGATAACTTAAAAGACATTTTTGGGCAAATACAAGACCACAGAAGCCATATAAACAAGCTTCATAATTTAGTAGATATCCTTCTTATTGGTATAATTGCAGTGATTTCTGGGGCAGAAACTTGGGAACAAATGGCTGGGTTTGCCAAATCAAAAGAACCTTTTTTAAAGAAATTCTTAGAATTACCTAACGGTATTCCTTCGAAAGTAACTATCAATAGAGTCTTTTCAGCTATTGATAGTGAACAATTTGAATCTTGTTTTATTGATTGGGTCAATTCAATTGCAAATTTAAGTAAAGGTCAAATAATTGCGATTGATGGTAAAACGATACGTGGCGCAAAGTCTCATGGTAAAAAATCGCCAATTCACATGGTTAGTGCTTGGGCTTGCGAAAACAATCTTGTTCTAGGTCAAGTTAAAACAGCTGAAAAGTCAAACGAAATTACTGCGATCCCAGAATTACTGAACATCCTTAGTATTGCAGGAAATACTATTACAATAGATGCTATGGGAACTCAAAAAGAAATTGCAAAAAAAATAATTGAACTAGATGCTGATTATATTTTAGCAGTTAAAGCAAATCAACCGCAGTTATTAGAACATATTGAAGATGAGTTTCGGTTTTCCAAACAACTAGAAACATACACTAAACATGATTTAGATCATGGGCGTATTGAAACTAGAACATGTAGCGTAATTACTGATTTTAAGTTTATTGAACAGGACAATCAATGGAAAAATTTACAAAGTATTATAAAAATAGATAGCATTCGTGAATTTAAAAATAGTGATAAAGCGACAGAAAAAGCGACACGATATTATATTTCAAGTTTACGAAATGATGCTAGTGAATTTCAATCTAAAATACGCTCGCATTGGGCGGTAGAAAATAAATTACATTGGACTTTAGATGTAGCTTTCTCTGAAGATGCTTCTAGAAAAAGAGCAGGAAATGCTGCTCAAAATTATTCTATTCTGCTTAAAATTGCTTTAAATCTATTGAAAAATGAAACCTCTAAAAAGCTATCTATGAAAAGCAAAAGACTTGAAGCTGGATGGAATGAAGACTATTTACTCAGAATATTAAATTTAAAAGTATGA
- a CDS encoding CTP synthase, whose amino-acid sequence MTNTKYIFVTGGVTSSLGKGIIAASLAKLLQSRGYRTTIQKLDPYINVDPGTLNPYEHGECYVTEDGAETDLDLGHYERFLNVPTSQANNVTTGRIYQSVIQKERRGEFLGKTVQVVPHITNEIKERIQILGKSGNYDIVITEIGGTVGDIESLPYIEAVRQLLWELGEHNGIVIHLTLVPYLSAAGELKTKPTQHSVKTLMESGIKADILVCRTEHELSEEIRHKLALFCNVKREAVIQSIDAKTIYDVPNLMLEEGLDTVVLKKLDLVDEGTSDLTTWNKFLTKLKNPKHTVTIGLVGKYVELQDSYKSILESFIHAGAENEIKVNVEMIHSEHITEKTIAEKFKNLDGILVAPGFGDRGIEGKIRAVQYAREHNVPFLGICLGMQMAVIEFARNVLGLESASSTEMNANTASPVISLMEAQKNVENKGGTMRLGAWECELKEGSKVHDIYGKSMILERHRHRYEFNNEYKDKIEAAGLVATGLNPKTGLVEIVELPSHPWFVGVQYHPEYKSTVANPHPLFVAFVKAALVYSEKKQNATLA is encoded by the coding sequence ATGACAAACACCAAATACATATTTGTTACTGGCGGTGTTACTTCTTCTTTGGGAAAAGGAATAATTGCGGCTTCACTAGCGAAATTATTACAATCCAGAGGTTATAGAACTACCATTCAAAAACTAGATCCTTATATTAATGTTGATCCAGGTACGTTAAACCCGTACGAACATGGAGAATGTTATGTAACGGAAGATGGCGCGGAAACAGATTTAGATTTAGGACATTACGAACGTTTCTTAAATGTGCCAACTTCACAAGCAAATAATGTAACTACAGGACGTATTTACCAAAGTGTGATACAAAAAGAACGTAGAGGTGAATTTTTAGGAAAAACGGTTCAAGTAGTTCCGCATATTACCAACGAAATTAAAGAACGAATTCAAATTCTAGGAAAATCTGGAAATTATGATATCGTAATTACTGAAATTGGTGGAACTGTCGGAGATATAGAATCATTACCATATATAGAAGCGGTTCGACAGTTATTGTGGGAATTAGGAGAACACAACGGAATTGTAATTCACTTAACCTTAGTCCCTTATTTATCTGCCGCAGGCGAATTGAAAACAAAACCAACACAACACTCTGTAAAAACGTTGATGGAAAGCGGAATTAAAGCAGATATTTTGGTGTGCAGAACCGAACATGAACTTTCTGAAGAAATACGTCACAAATTAGCATTATTTTGTAATGTAAAACGGGAAGCAGTTATTCAATCCATAGATGCAAAAACTATTTATGATGTTCCAAATTTAATGCTTGAAGAAGGATTAGATACAGTCGTACTAAAAAAGTTAGATTTAGTTGATGAAGGAACTTCCGATTTAACAACTTGGAATAAATTCCTAACGAAACTAAAAAACCCTAAACATACAGTTACAATTGGTTTGGTTGGTAAATATGTAGAATTGCAAGATTCATACAAATCTATCCTTGAATCATTCATTCATGCTGGAGCAGAAAATGAAATCAAAGTAAATGTTGAGATGATTCATTCTGAGCATATCACAGAAAAAACAATAGCAGAAAAATTCAAAAATTTAGACGGAATATTAGTCGCGCCAGGTTTTGGAGATCGTGGAATAGAAGGAAAAATAAGAGCTGTTCAATATGCACGTGAACACAATGTCCCATTCCTGGGAATTTGCTTAGGAATGCAAATGGCAGTGATAGAATTTGCCAGAAACGTATTAGGATTAGAAAGTGCAAGTTCTACGGAAATGAACGCAAACACGGCAAGTCCAGTAATTAGTTTAATGGAGGCGCAAAAAAATGTAGAAAATAAAGGCGGAACAATGCGTTTAGGTGCATGGGAATGTGAACTAAAAGAAGGAAGCAAAGTACATGACATCTATGGGAAATCTATGATATTAGAACGTCATCGCCACAGATATGAATTTAATAACGAATACAAAGATAAAATTGAAGCGGCTGGATTAGTAGCTACAGGACTCAACCCAAAAACTGGATTGGTAGAAATTGTAGAATTGCCATCACATCCTTGGTTTGTTGGTGTTCAATATCATCCAGAATATAAAAGTACAGTAGCCAATCCGCATCCATTATTTGTTGCTTTCGTAAAAGCAGCATTAGTGTATTCAGAAAAAAAACAAAATGCCACTTTGGCATAA
- the mtaB gene encoding tRNA (N(6)-L-threonylcarbamoyladenosine(37)-C(2))-methylthiotransferase MtaB, with translation MNDRKKVAFYTLGCKLNFSETSTIARNFQEEGFEKVDFSEHADMYVINTCSVTENADKRFKTIVKQAQKINPDAFVAAVGCYAQLKPEELAAVDGVDLVLGATEKFKITDYINDLTKNDFGEVHSCEIEEADFYVGSYSIGDRTRAFLKVQDGCDYKCTYCTIPLARGISRSDTLENVLKNAKEISEQNIKEIVLTGVNIGDYGKGEFGNKKHEHTFLELVQELDKIEGIERLRISSIEPNLLKNETIDFVSKSNTFVPHFHIPLQSGSNTLLRLMRRRYMRELYVDRVTRIKEVMPNACIGVDVIVGFPGETDELFLETYNFLTELDISYLHVFTYSERENTVAAEMEAVVPLNVRKKRSKMLRGLSVKLRRSFYESQLGKTKTVLFEGENKEGYIHGFTENYVKVKAPWNPELVNTLQEVTLTKIDDDGIVRFDFVTEMIASS, from the coding sequence ATGAACGATAGAAAAAAAGTCGCTTTTTACACGTTAGGTTGCAAACTGAATTTCTCAGAAACGTCTACAATTGCTAGAAATTTTCAAGAGGAAGGTTTTGAAAAAGTAGATTTTTCAGAACACGCAGATATGTATGTTATTAACACATGTAGCGTGACGGAAAACGCGGATAAACGTTTTAAAACTATTGTAAAACAGGCGCAAAAAATAAATCCTGATGCGTTTGTGGCGGCAGTTGGTTGTTATGCGCAACTGAAACCTGAAGAATTGGCGGCGGTTGATGGCGTGGATTTGGTGCTTGGCGCGACAGAAAAATTTAAGATTACCGATTATATTAATGACTTAACCAAAAACGACTTCGGCGAAGTGCATTCTTGCGAAATAGAAGAAGCAGATTTTTATGTTGGAAGTTACTCCATTGGCGATCGGACACGTGCGTTTTTAAAAGTGCAAGATGGTTGCGATTACAAATGTACGTATTGCACAATTCCGTTGGCGAGAGGAATTTCAAGAAGTGATACATTGGAAAATGTATTGAAAAATGCTAAAGAGATTTCTGAGCAAAATATCAAAGAAATTGTGTTAACTGGCGTAAATATTGGCGATTACGGAAAAGGGGAATTTGGCAACAAAAAACACGAACATACGTTTTTGGAATTAGTCCAAGAATTAGACAAAATAGAAGGAATTGAACGCTTGCGAATTTCTTCCATTGAGCCAAATTTATTAAAAAATGAAACGATTGATTTCGTATCAAAAAGCAACACATTTGTTCCACATTTTCACATTCCATTGCAAAGTGGAAGCAATACTTTATTGCGTTTAATGCGTCGTCGTTATATGCGTGAATTGTATGTTGATCGTGTGACGAGAATAAAAGAAGTCATGCCAAATGCGTGTATTGGCGTGGATGTGATTGTTGGATTTCCTGGCGAAACGGATGAATTATTTTTAGAAACCTATAATTTCTTAACCGAATTAGATATTTCATATTTACACGTATTTACATATTCAGAGCGTGAAAACACAGTTGCAGCCGAAATGGAAGCTGTTGTTCCTTTAAACGTTCGTAAAAAGCGAAGTAAAATGTTACGTGGATTATCTGTCAAACTTCGAAGATCGTTCTACGAAAGTCAACTCGGGAAAACAAAAACGGTTTTATTCGAAGGTGAAAACAAAGAAGGTTACATTCACGGATTTACTGAAAACTACGTAAAAGTAAAAGCACCTTGGAATCCTGAATTGGTAAATACGTTACAAGAAGTTACACTCACAAAAATCGATGACGACGGAATCGTGCGTTTTGATTTCGTTACTGAAATGATTGCTTCGAGCTAA
- a CDS encoding ABC transporter substrate-binding protein, with amino-acid sequence MQHFKIAISYLSILCFLLISFSCEQSNSDNRDHLVFRYNEHANITSLDPAFAKDQRNIWAVHQLFNGLVEMDSELNVIPSISKSWSISEDALIYTFALRDDIQFHKHQLFGKDNTRTVNAYDFEYSFGRILDDKLASSGRWIFKSVESFKAIDNQTFEITLKQPFPAFLSLLTMKYCSVVPKEIVEHYGNDFRANPIGTGPFQFKIWEENTKLVLRKNPNYFEEDAQGNSLPYLEAVAITFLPDKQSEFLQFAQGNLDFLNSLDASYQDEILDASGKLRETYTSRINMISGPYLNTEYLGIFIGDSTYVSSHHLLRKAMNYSFDRQKMITYLRSGIGTPAIHGFIPKGLPGFANIKGFDYEPELAKNLVTQYIKETGNTSPEVSITTNGQYLNFCEYIQRELEKIGIKASINVIPASTLRELRSKGELPIFRASWIADYPDAENYLSLFYSKNFTPNGPNYTHFKHPQFDEWYETALRETEASKRAKLYTKMDSLLISEAPLIPLYYDQVVRFTQKNVSGLGMNALNLLELKRVKKAK; translated from the coding sequence ATGCAACATTTTAAAATCGCAATCAGTTATCTATCAATTCTTTGCTTTTTGTTGATTTCTTTTTCGTGCGAACAGAGTAATTCAGACAACAGAGATCATTTAGTTTTTCGCTACAATGAGCATGCAAATATTACGTCGTTAGATCCTGCTTTCGCGAAAGATCAACGAAATATTTGGGCAGTTCATCAACTGTTTAATGGTTTGGTTGAAATGGATTCAGAATTAAACGTAATTCCTTCTATTTCAAAATCTTGGAGTATTTCTGAAGATGCTTTAATTTATACGTTTGCTTTGCGCGATGATATACAGTTTCACAAACACCAATTGTTTGGAAAAGATAATACGCGAACCGTAAATGCGTACGATTTTGAATATAGTTTTGGTCGAATTTTAGATGATAAATTAGCTTCTAGCGGACGCTGGATTTTTAAAAGTGTAGAAAGTTTCAAAGCAATTGACAATCAAACTTTTGAAATTACCCTGAAACAACCTTTTCCTGCTTTTTTGAGTTTATTAACGATGAAATATTGTTCGGTGGTTCCGAAAGAAATTGTGGAGCATTATGGAAATGATTTTAGAGCGAATCCAATCGGAACTGGACCTTTTCAGTTTAAGATTTGGGAAGAAAACACAAAATTAGTTTTACGCAAGAATCCGAATTATTTTGAAGAAGACGCGCAAGGAAATTCGTTGCCGTATTTAGAAGCTGTCGCGATTACTTTTTTACCCGATAAACAGAGTGAATTTTTACAGTTTGCACAAGGAAATTTAGATTTTTTGAATTCGCTTGATGCTTCCTATCAAGATGAAATTTTAGATGCTTCTGGAAAATTACGAGAAACCTACACTTCTAGGATCAACATGATTTCTGGACCGTATTTAAACACTGAATATTTAGGGATTTTTATTGGCGATAGCACTTATGTTTCAAGTCATCACTTATTACGCAAAGCGATGAATTATAGTTTTGATCGGCAGAAAATGATCACGTATTTACGAAGCGGAATCGGAACGCCAGCCATTCATGGTTTTATCCCGAAAGGTTTGCCAGGTTTTGCCAATATTAAAGGATTTGATTACGAACCTGAACTCGCTAAAAATTTAGTAACTCAATATATAAAAGAAACAGGAAATACATCGCCTGAAGTTTCTATCACAACCAACGGACAGTATTTGAATTTCTGTGAGTACATTCAGCGAGAGCTAGAAAAAATAGGAATAAAAGCTTCTATTAATGTAATTCCTGCTTCTACATTGCGAGAATTACGTTCCAAAGGAGAATTGCCAATTTTTAGAGCGAGCTGGATTGCCGATTATCCTGATGCTGAGAATTATTTATCATTATTTTATAGTAAGAATTTCACACCAAACGGTCCAAATTATACACATTTTAAACATCCACAGTTTGATGAATGGTATGAAACTGCTTTGCGCGAAACCGAAGCAAGCAAACGTGCCAAATTGTACACAAAAATGGATTCTTTGTTAATTTCGGAAGCGCCATTAATTCCTTTGTATTACGATCAAGTAGTTCGATTTACACAAAAAAACGTTTCTGGTTTGGGCATGAATGCATTGAATTTGTTAGAGTTAAAGCGTGTAAAGAAAGCTAAATAA